The following coding sequences are from one Paracoccus alcaliphilus window:
- a CDS encoding TIGR01244 family sulfur transferase → MDLRQLTPDLAVSPQIAPEDVQRLADAGFKVLINNRPDAEITPDIDHKVFKDAAKAAGMEYHYLPFTPGQITPELISGFGQAISGEQPVFAYCRSGNRSTVLWALNQAGKLPETDILETAAKAGYDLSGLRPLLASLASNKG, encoded by the coding sequence ATGGATTTGCGTCAATTGACCCCCGATCTTGCCGTTTCGCCGCAGATCGCCCCCGAGGACGTTCAGCGACTGGCGGATGCCGGGTTCAAGGTGCTGATCAACAACCGCCCCGATGCCGAGATCACGCCCGATATCGACCACAAGGTCTTCAAGGATGCGGCAAAGGCCGCGGGGATGGAATATCACTATCTGCCCTTTACCCCCGGTCAGATCACGCCCGAGCTGATTTCCGGCTTCGGTCAGGCGATCAGCGGTGAGCAGCCAGTCTTTGCCTATTGTCGTTCGGGCAATCGCAGCACGGTGCTCTGGGCGTTGAATCAGGCCGGAAAACTGCCTGAAACCGATATTCTCGAAACGGCGGCAAAGGCTGGATATGACCTGTCCGGACTGCGGCCGTTGCTGGCCTCACTGGCCAGCAACAAGGGCTGA
- a CDS encoding DUF3422 family protein has protein sequence MGPATEHPLRYELASELHARPSPRLTAPATCAFVAFKEPRNAANRDRGQDVAHLSQLTTRHGGPRPDPEDSHYQGKLGRHDLKWESHTEFVTYMATVPGLPIRPFDPSAGAIFPEDWQRQAPGKRIAAVLVQIDFLPDDPAEALERMGNWFARDSLTSVWVLDESAMIAGDFRIDSDGWMRFALFVRPDVGAGRIGRILHRLVELETYRAMSMLGLGRARGLSRRLNELEPRLTAIVEGMTDGREPDEVLHDLLAVSAELEAQAVQHSFRFGATAAYEAIVMDRIQALRESRFHGRQMLTEFMRRRYQPAMRTVKSAEARLNQMIDRTERAGELLRTRVDVQRSAQNQDLLSRMDRRADLQLRLQHTVEGLSVVAISYYAVGLLSYALAPVASALVLDKAILVAALTPIAVLVVWWGMRRVRRSLHDGDTPHS, from the coding sequence GTGGGTCCGGCAACCGAACATCCCCTGCGCTATGAACTGGCAAGCGAGCTGCACGCCCGGCCCTCGCCACGGCTGACGGCACCCGCGACCTGCGCCTTCGTCGCCTTCAAGGAGCCACGCAACGCCGCCAATCGCGACCGGGGTCAGGATGTCGCGCACCTGTCGCAACTGACCACCCGCCACGGCGGACCGCGCCCCGATCCCGAGGACAGCCATTATCAGGGCAAGCTGGGCCGCCACGATCTGAAATGGGAAAGCCACACTGAATTCGTGACCTATATGGCGACGGTGCCGGGCCTGCCGATCCGCCCATTCGATCCCAGCGCCGGGGCGATCTTTCCCGAGGACTGGCAGCGTCAGGCGCCGGGCAAACGGATCGCGGCGGTGCTGGTCCAGATCGACTTTCTGCCCGACGATCCCGCCGAGGCGCTGGAGCGGATGGGCAACTGGTTCGCCCGCGACAGCCTGACCTCTGTCTGGGTGCTGGACGAATCGGCGATGATCGCCGGCGATTTCCGCATCGATTCCGACGGCTGGATGCGTTTCGCGCTGTTCGTGCGTCCGGATGTCGGGGCAGGGCGGATCGGTCGCATCCTGCACCGTCTGGTCGAGCTGGAAACCTATCGCGCCATGTCGATGCTGGGTCTTGGCCGCGCTCGTGGCCTGTCACGCCGCCTGAACGAGCTGGAACCGCGCCTGACCGCCATTGTCGAGGGAATGACCGACGGGCGGGAACCGGACGAGGTGCTGCATGACCTGCTGGCGGTTTCCGCCGAACTGGAGGCGCAGGCGGTGCAGCACAGTTTCCGCTTTGGCGCGACGGCGGCCTATGAGGCGATCGTCATGGACCGAATCCAGGCCCTGCGCGAGAGCCGCTTTCATGGCCGCCAGATGCTGACCGAATTCATGCGCCGCCGCTATCAGCCCGCGATGCGCACCGTCAAATCCGCCGAGGCGCGACTGAACCAGATGATCGACCGCACCGAACGCGCAGGCGAGTTGCTGCGCACGCGCGTGGATGTCCAGCGCTCGGCCCAGAATCAGGACCTTCTGTCGCGGATGGACCGGCGCGCGGATCTGCAATTGCGGCTGCAACACACGGTCGAGGGGCTGTCTGTCGTCGCCATCAGCTATTACGCGGTGGGGCTGCTGTCCTATGCCTTGGCGCCGGTCGCTTCGGCTTTGGTGCTGGACAAGGCCATTCTGGTCGCCGCATTGACCCCCATCGCCGTTCTGGTGGTGTGGTGGGGGATGCGCCGCGTCCGCCGCAGCCTGCATGACGGCGATACGCCGCATTCCTAG
- a CDS encoding ArsC/Spx/MgsR family protein, translated as MTRTLTLYGLAHCSTCQKAQAELEANGWSVSFRDVQKQPLDEELRRRLVAEWSDKIINRASLTWRGMSEAERAADPVAMMGEKPSVMKRPAIEAGDLRLLGWTANVKRALGVPV; from the coding sequence ATGACCAGAACGCTGACCCTTTACGGCCTTGCCCATTGCTCGACCTGCCAGAAGGCGCAGGCCGAACTCGAGGCCAATGGCTGGAGCGTGTCGTTCCGCGACGTGCAGAAACAGCCGCTGGACGAAGAGTTGCGCCGCAGGCTGGTGGCGGAATGGAGCGACAAGATCATCAATCGCGCCAGCCTGACCTGGCGCGGCATGTCCGAGGCCGAACGCGCCGCCGATCCGGTCGCGATGATGGGCGAAAAACCCAGCGTGATGAAACGTCCGGCCATCGAGGCAGGCGATCTGCGCCTGCTGGGCTGGACCGCCAATGTCAAACGCGCGCTTGGCGTGCCGGTCTGA
- a CDS encoding HAD family hydrolase, translated as MISALIWDVDGTLSETEETHRAAFNSAFADAGLDWTWDRALYRRLLHVTGGKERVRAYATEAGVDLTDQQISEIHKLKTAHYESLVASGQVSLRPGVADLIAAARDAGLRQAIGTTTSRPNVDALIAATLGKPAGEIFDVIAAGDEVAAKKPAPDVYLLALNRLEMQPVQCLALEDSMPGMTAARAAGLPVLVTPSAYTDDGDFSGADWICADLTGALPPPLARILAVA; from the coding sequence ATGATTTCGGCGCTGATCTGGGATGTGGACGGAACCCTGTCCGAGACCGAGGAAACACATCGCGCGGCCTTCAACAGCGCCTTTGCCGATGCGGGGCTGGATTGGACCTGGGACCGCGCCCTCTATCGCCGCCTGCTGCATGTTACCGGCGGAAAAGAGCGGGTACGGGCCTATGCGACTGAAGCCGGGGTGGATTTGACAGATCAGCAAATCTCCGAAATTCATAAATTAAAAACAGCACATTACGAAAGTCTTGTCGCATCTGGTCAGGTGTCGCTGCGCCCCGGAGTCGCGGATCTGATTGCGGCGGCTCGGGACGCCGGGTTGCGGCAGGCCATTGGGACGACGACCAGCAGGCCGAATGTCGATGCGCTGATCGCGGCGACGCTGGGGAAACCGGCGGGTGAGATCTTCGACGTGATCGCTGCGGGCGATGAGGTTGCGGCCAAGAAACCCGCGCCGGATGTTTATCTTCTGGCGCTAAATCGACTGGAAATGCAACCCGTTCAATGCCTTGCGCTGGAGGACAGCATGCCCGGCATGACGGCGGCCAGGGCGGCGGGTCTGCCGGTTCTGGTGACGCCCTCGGCCTATACCGATGATGGCGATTTCAGCGGGGCCGACTGGATCTGCGCCGATCTGACGGGCGCCCTGCCCCCGCCTCTGGCGCGTATTCTGGCTGTTGCTTGA
- a CDS encoding DUF6634 family protein encodes MFPERQVMLKGPLKMLSCSINSRAPAAEQLSPSLHGHSKVTTGPTSITETHFGRILALLCADPPCPNDLADAIFLEAWQPCLSMQGFPALWGVLMDDPRLGRRPVLTPRLLVIDRSAGWARSLQGLIRLGLSFAQQRSRAPSHLNGIARQIGMIETAGYMPIDPRMLESLLSEFARTVRLMHACRPPPTLLRASQ; translated from the coding sequence TTGTTCCCTGAACGGCAGGTTATGCTGAAAGGTCCGCTGAAGATGCTGTCCTGTTCTATCAACTCACGCGCTCCGGCTGCCGAGCAACTGTCACCATCCCTTCACGGCCACTCAAAGGTCACAACAGGCCCTACGTCGATCACCGAAACGCATTTCGGGCGCATTCTTGCCTTGCTTTGCGCAGACCCGCCCTGCCCCAATGATCTCGCAGACGCAATCTTCCTTGAGGCTTGGCAGCCCTGCCTTTCCATGCAAGGGTTTCCTGCGCTTTGGGGGGTTCTGATGGATGATCCCCGCCTCGGGCGCCGCCCCGTGTTGACACCGCGACTGCTGGTGATTGACCGATCTGCTGGCTGGGCCCGCAGCTTGCAGGGCTTGATCCGTCTGGGTCTTTCCTTCGCCCAGCAACGGTCACGGGCACCCTCGCATTTGAACGGCATCGCGCGCCAGATAGGCATGATCGAGACCGCAGGCTATATGCCCATCGACCCGAGGATGCTGGAAAGTCTGCTTTCGGAATTTGCTCGGACTGTTCGCCTGATGCATGCCTGCCGGCCACCCCCTACCCTCTTGAGGGCTTCGCAGTGA
- a CDS encoding thioredoxin family protein: protein MAVSPPVCDFDAPWHDFSLQGTDGRIHKLTDIAGERGTLVMFICNHCPYVQSIMDRIVRDAKELQQIGIGVVAISANDVTEYPQDGPEEMKHLAERRGFTFPYLYDDTQATARAYGAECTPDFFGYNADGQLQYRGRLDSSTRSAGPENARRELFEAMKLIAETGQGPREQIASMGCSIKWKTAE from the coding sequence ATGGCTGTTTCACCGCCCGTTTGTGACTTTGATGCCCCTTGGCACGATTTCTCGCTGCAAGGCACCGATGGACGCATTCATAAACTGACCGACATCGCCGGAGAGCGCGGCACTCTGGTCATGTTCATCTGCAACCACTGTCCCTATGTCCAGTCGATCATGGACCGTATCGTCCGCGATGCCAAAGAGTTGCAGCAGATCGGGATCGGCGTAGTGGCGATATCCGCGAATGATGTGACCGAATACCCGCAGGACGGCCCCGAGGAGATGAAGCATCTGGCGGAACGGCGCGGATTTACCTTTCCTTATCTCTATGATGATACGCAGGCCACGGCTCGGGCCTATGGCGCCGAATGCACGCCTGATTTCTTTGGCTACAACGCGGATGGACAGCTTCAGTATCGTGGCCGCCTTGACAGTTCGACCCGCAGCGCAGGACCGGAAAATGCGCGGCGCGAGTTGTTCGAGGCGATGAAACTCATTGCGGAAACCGGACAAGGCCCAAGAGAGCAGATCGCGTCCATGGGCTGCTCGATCAAATGGAAGACAGCAGAATGA
- a CDS encoding metallophosphoesterase encodes MNILITADLHLDLWTDAGRDPFAGILPVLRDLDALIIAGDLANDPQRNWPWALSRIARLVSPARIWVIPGNHDYYGATLDDDVLARITAEAGANLAQKRVLTFGSYRLLCCTLWTDFALTGDPETAMDRAAMAMPD; translated from the coding sequence ATGAACATCCTGATTACGGCCGACCTGCACCTCGACCTCTGGACCGACGCCGGGCGCGATCCGTTCGCTGGCATCCTGCCGGTGCTGCGTGACCTCGACGCGCTGATCATCGCGGGCGATCTGGCCAACGATCCGCAGCGGAATTGGCCCTGGGCGCTGTCCCGGATCGCGCGGCTGGTCTCGCCCGCACGGATCTGGGTCATTCCCGGCAACCATGACTATTACGGTGCCACGCTCGACGACGATGTTCTCGCCCGGATCACAGCGGAGGCCGGGGCGAACCTTGCCCAGAAGCGGGTCCTGACCTTCGGAAGCTACCGCCTGCTGTGCTGCACGCTCTGGACCGACTTCGCGCTGACCGGCGATCCGGAAACGGCTATGGACCGCGCGGCGATGGCAATGCCGGATTGA
- a CDS encoding helix-turn-helix transcriptional regulator, whose amino-acid sequence MDKDLKRFIAGQLRAYRRAAKLNQAELAERIDRTSEAISNIERGKSLPALDTLMAISQTLGVPIREFFPDQGFDDDKSPNRLRLEAEAQASLRSLSDERAKIALAQLKALASA is encoded by the coding sequence ATGGACAAAGACCTCAAGCGCTTCATCGCGGGCCAGCTTCGTGCCTACAGGCGCGCGGCGAAGCTGAACCAAGCCGAGCTTGCCGAGCGGATCGACCGCACCTCCGAGGCGATCTCGAACATCGAACGCGGCAAGAGCCTGCCCGCGCTGGACACGCTGATGGCGATATCGCAGACGCTCGGGGTGCCGATCCGTGAATTCTTCCCCGATCAGGGCTTTGACGACGACAAGAGCCCCAACCGACTGCGGTTGGAGGCCGAGGCGCAAGCCTCCTTGCGCAGCCTCAGCGACGAGCGCGCCAAGATCGCATTGGCACAACTGAAGGCGCTGGCGAGCGCGTAG
- the tnpB gene encoding IS66 family insertion sequence element accessory protein TnpB (TnpB, as the term is used for proteins encoded by IS66 family insertion elements, is considered an accessory protein, since TnpC, encoded by a neighboring gene, is a DDE family transposase.), producing MISPAGSFRIFLSSEPIDFRKGMDGLVAHVANHFELDPFDGAVYVFRSRRADRLKLLVWDGTGLVLTMKRLNGGGFTWPKPQAGPVVLTKVQFDALFDGIDWRAVTAASVRKPSFLWPTQRSGASFRFPSA from the coding sequence GTGATTTCCCCCGCCGGCAGCTTCCGCATTTTCCTGTCATCCGAACCGATCGATTTCCGCAAGGGTATGGACGGGCTGGTGGCGCATGTCGCCAACCATTTCGAGCTCGATCCTTTCGATGGCGCCGTCTACGTGTTCCGCTCCCGCCGCGCCGACCGGCTGAAACTGCTGGTCTGGGACGGCACCGGCCTGGTGCTGACCATGAAGCGCCTGAACGGCGGGGGGTTCACCTGGCCGAAGCCGCAGGCCGGGCCGGTGGTGCTCACCAAGGTGCAGTTCGACGCGCTGTTCGATGGCATCGACTGGCGCGCCGTGACGGCGGCCTCGGTGCGCAAACCCTCGTTCCTCTGGCCAACCCAGAGATCGGGAGCTTCCTTCCGGTTTCCATCCGCATAG
- the gph gene encoding phosphoglycolate phosphatase (PGP is an essential enzyme in the glycolate salvage pathway in higher organisms (photorespiration in plants). Phosphoglycolate results from the oxidase activity of RubisCO in the Calvin cycle when concentrations of carbon dioxide are low relative to oxygen. This enzyme is a member of the Haloacid Dehalogenase (HAD) superfamily of aspartate-nucleophile hydrolase enzymes (PF00702).) has protein sequence MAPCPIVFDLDGTLIDSAPDIHACVNAVLRQHDHPALTLQQVRSFIGGGVDILWQKIIHALGLPADSQRDLVASFMARYHAATALTRLFPGVTDALGVLADRGHPLGICTNKPLVPTRAILDHFGIASVFSCIVGGDSLPEKKPDPAPLRLAFEQLGADPRSPQGLYVGDSEFDASCAAAVPVPFLIYSRGYRQTPLEKLTWQAQFDDFTALPDLVEAGAPA, from the coding sequence ATGGCTCCGTGCCCCATCGTTTTCGATCTGGACGGGACGCTGATCGACAGCGCACCGGATATTCATGCCTGCGTCAACGCGGTTCTGCGCCAGCACGACCATCCGGCGCTGACCTTGCAGCAGGTTCGCAGCTTTATCGGCGGGGGCGTTGATATCCTTTGGCAAAAGATCATTCATGCCCTGGGCCTTCCGGCCGACAGCCAGCGTGATCTGGTGGCTTCTTTCATGGCGCGCTATCATGCGGCCACGGCGCTGACCCGGCTGTTTCCGGGGGTGACGGATGCGCTGGGGGTGCTGGCGGATCGGGGGCATCCTCTGGGGATCTGCACCAACAAGCCGCTGGTGCCGACGCGCGCCATTCTGGATCATTTCGGAATCGCCTCGGTCTTTTCCTGCATTGTCGGCGGCGATTCCCTGCCGGAAAAGAAGCCCGATCCGGCCCCGCTCCGGCTGGCTTTCGAGCAGTTGGGCGCCGATCCGCGTTCGCCTCAGGGTCTTTATGTCGGCGACAGTGAATTCGATGCCAGTTGTGCGGCCGCGGTGCCGGTGCCGTTCCTGATCTACAGTCGCGGCTATCGCCAGACACCACTGGAAAAACTGACATGGCAGGCGCAGTTCGATGATTTCACCGCCCTGCCCGACCTTGTCGAAGCCGGGGCGCCGGCATGA